A section of the Verrucomicrobiota bacterium genome encodes:
- a CDS encoding SOS response-associated peptidase, translating to MCGRFSLTVPERFFSRAFVFKDIPEMQPNFNIPPGVDIWAVRNSDASNNKEIVKLRWGLVPFWAKDPTIGNRLINARSETLTEKPAFRSAFKSRRCLIPADGFFEWKRDGKNRIPYFIQRKEREPFAMAGLWEKWESSTGDRLESCTILTTAPNELMKGLHDRMPVMLDHDKMDIWLNLDSTIDHLLWLTTPYPAEDMEAFPVSNLVNSPKNKSPECLKRQEILQQEELF from the coding sequence GACCGTTCCAGAAAGGTTCTTTTCAAGGGCTTTTGTCTTTAAAGACATTCCCGAAATGCAACCCAATTTTAACATTCCACCTGGGGTCGACATCTGGGCGGTGCGAAATTCGGACGCTTCAAACAACAAGGAGATTGTTAAGTTAAGATGGGGGCTGGTCCCTTTTTGGGCAAAAGACCCCACCATTGGAAACCGATTGATCAACGCCAGATCTGAAACCTTAACGGAGAAGCCAGCCTTTAGATCAGCCTTTAAGAGCCGCCGTTGTCTGATCCCTGCGGACGGGTTTTTTGAATGGAAACGAGATGGCAAAAATAGGATCCCTTACTTTATTCAAAGAAAAGAACGCGAACCTTTCGCCATGGCTGGGCTTTGGGAGAAATGGGAAAGCTCGACTGGAGATCGCTTAGAGTCCTGCACAATACTGACAACAGCCCCCAACGAACTTATGAAGGGCTTGCACGACAGGATGCCAGTCATGCTGGACCATGATAAAATGGATATCTGGCTAAACCTGGATAGCACAATAGACCATCTACTGTGGCTTACTACACCCTACCCGGCGGAGGATATGGAGGCTTTCCCTGTTTCAAATTTGGTGAATAGTCCAAAGAATAAGAGTCCTGAGTGCTTGAAAAGACAGGAAATTCTACAGCAAGAAGAGCTTTTCTGA